From the genome of Vicinamibacterales bacterium, one region includes:
- a CDS encoding DUF697 domain-containing protein — protein MTDSQADQAPVSESTPAESTPAESSKPDRQPLALELVKRHVIYAAAVGLVPIPIVNAAGVAGVAVKLLRDLGKIYDVPFRQDRIKSIASALVGGALSTELGVGAAGVLKGWPLVGGALSVAAVPAFAGATVYAIGKVFIQHFESGGTFLDFDPEKVKQYFKDQFQRAKTAVA, from the coding sequence ATGACTGACTCGCAGGCAGACCAGGCGCCAGTGTCCGAATCGACGCCAGCCGAATCGACGCCAGCCGAGTCGAGCAAGCCGGACAGGCAACCGCTGGCGCTCGAATTGGTAAAGCGCCACGTGATCTACGCGGCGGCCGTCGGCCTCGTGCCGATACCGATCGTCAACGCCGCCGGAGTGGCCGGCGTAGCTGTCAAGCTCCTGCGCGATTTGGGAAAGATCTACGACGTGCCATTCCGCCAGGACCGGATCAAGAGCATCGCGAGTGCCTTGGTCGGCGGCGCCCTTTCGACGGAACTCGGCGTCGGCGCGGCCGGTGTCCTGAAGGGCTGGCCACTGGTTGGCGGCGCGCTGAGCGTCGCGGCGGTGCCGGCGTTTGCCGGTGCGACGGTGTACGCCATCGGCAAGGTGTTCATCCAGCACTTCGAGTCGGGTGGCACGTTTCTCGATTTCGATCCCGAGAAGGTCAAACAGTACTTCAAGGATCAGTTCCAGCGTGCCAAGACGGCGGTGGCCTGA
- a CDS encoding prohibitin family protein → MNTTPEPAVTFRSRSKSFVRRHAARAIVPLLLVAFLVVFFFDRVVILVHPGELGVLWRFLGQGTVIDTVYREGVHIILPINQMYVYNVRKQQFSDSIDVLTLDGLTVKVQYTTRYYLDKDTLPLLHQRVGPNYVNVVVRPDVRSVIRTVFGQYKPEEIYTSQRAIQERVSEFSKVRLAARFVSLDDVPIESITLPARISQAIESKMAQQQLDAEYVYRLSIATKEAQRLRIESDGLKVYNDTVNSSLTSSILQWHGIQATQDLAKSPNAKVVVIGAGAKGLPLILGKE, encoded by the coding sequence ATGAACACGACTCCTGAACCGGCCGTGACGTTCCGCTCGCGCAGCAAGTCGTTCGTCAGGCGGCACGCCGCGCGGGCGATTGTCCCTCTTCTGCTGGTCGCCTTCCTGGTCGTGTTCTTCTTCGACCGTGTCGTGATTTTGGTCCACCCGGGCGAACTCGGCGTTCTGTGGCGGTTCCTGGGCCAAGGCACGGTGATCGACACGGTGTATCGCGAGGGCGTGCACATCATCCTGCCCATCAACCAGATGTACGTCTACAACGTCAGGAAGCAGCAATTCAGCGACTCGATTGACGTCTTGACCTTGGACGGACTCACGGTCAAGGTGCAGTACACCACCCGGTACTACCTCGACAAGGACACCCTCCCGTTGCTGCATCAGCGCGTCGGGCCCAACTACGTCAACGTGGTCGTTCGGCCCGACGTGCGGTCGGTGATCCGGACCGTGTTCGGCCAGTACAAGCCGGAGGAGATCTACACGTCGCAGCGGGCCATCCAGGAACGGGTCAGCGAGTTCTCGAAGGTCCGCCTCGCGGCGCGCTTCGTGTCCCTCGACGATGTGCCGATTGAGTCGATTACGTTGCCCGCGCGGATCTCCCAGGCGATCGAATCCAAGATGGCCCAGCAGCAATTGGACGCCGAGTACGTCTATCGGCTCTCGATCGCCACCAAGGAAGCCCAGCGATTGCGGATTGAATCGGACGGGTTGAAGGTCTACAACGACACGGTGAACTCGAGCCTCACTTCGTCGATCCTCCAATGGCACGGCATCCAGGCGACCCAGGACCTGGCGAAATCGCCGAACGCCAAGGTGGTGGTCATCGGCGCGGGCGCCAAGGGCTTGCCGCTCATCCTTGGGAAGGAATGA
- a CDS encoding beta-propeller fold lactonase family protein, protein MTVHTIGRVLIAVAGLFVGLITWGAPVRAQSATQLLPNMGQQITPLAVQGASFESLNPNLPDNPTYLAGQAVTTVVSPDRKTLLVLTSGYNRVFFSTGPNVGKVNPSDSAEYVFVYDISTSTPVKTQVLRFANTYNGIVFDPSGAVFYVAGGSDDVVHLITRSDTGTWQERSDTPALVLGHATGLGLAVPPQTGTVPINDRVAVKPCAAGVAISKDGLTLVVANYYNDSITIFNKKVGFGYWWKVTELDLRPGKSNPLAAGVPGGEYPFWVAITGTGSNAHAYVSSIRDREVVVVDLGGAPAVTARIRVKGQPIKMTLNAAQSLLYVVEDQSDTVDVIDTATNTILESIPVIAPVSLLPAWLAPYTGANPNSVTLSPDETQLYVTNGNLNCVAVVALGGTNRGDHVIGLIPTGWYPNSVSFSRDGNTVYVVNGKSPTGPNPGFCYGGYGPPGSPNCMGTNQYNPQLIKAGFQRFPRPTTAQLATLTAQVAANNRFTSSVSAHDAAVMAAVRRGVQHVIFIIKENRTYDQVLGDLKIGNGDPALAEFGEAVTPNLHNLARTFVTLDNFYDTSEVSYDGWPWTTSARAPDVIQRQVLEAYAGRGFSLDSEGLNRSVNVAYPTLGERQAANPFTPADPDLLAGQTDVAAPDGPNNQVNTGYLWDSALRAKLSVRNYGFFLDITRYSTQSFSVPLVHDPASTGTVVAFPASVSLAPFTDLFFRGFDNAFPDFYRYMEWAREFDGDYRLPLSSGESTAAAFGPRSGGLPALSLVRLMHDHTGDYLKAIDGVNTPELQQADNDYAVGLLIQKIAISKYANNTLIFVIEDDAQDGGDHVDSHRSVAFVAGAYVKQGALVSTRYNTIDFVRTIEEVLGLPPMNLNDALAKPMADIFTTTPHRWYFAATPAAMLYRTSLPLPPKPAGLVVPAPTHDAAYWAEATKGMDFTSEDRFDFAAYNRILWTGLMGAAPYPAAPTGLDLRKNRKEFLAKFRQAATAKGPQQPPR, encoded by the coding sequence ATGACAGTGCATACCATCGGTCGCGTTCTGATTGCAGTGGCTGGGCTCTTCGTTGGGCTGATCACCTGGGGCGCGCCGGTCCGGGCACAATCCGCCACCCAACTCCTGCCCAACATGGGCCAGCAGATCACGCCGCTGGCGGTGCAGGGAGCCAGCTTCGAGTCGCTGAACCCCAACCTCCCCGACAATCCCACATACCTGGCCGGACAGGCCGTCACCACGGTGGTGAGCCCGGATCGCAAGACCCTGCTGGTCCTGACCAGCGGCTACAACCGCGTCTTCTTCAGCACGGGACCCAACGTTGGCAAGGTGAATCCGTCTGACTCGGCCGAGTACGTGTTCGTCTATGACATCTCCACATCGACACCGGTCAAGACGCAGGTCCTGAGGTTCGCGAATACCTACAACGGGATCGTCTTCGATCCGTCAGGCGCGGTCTTCTACGTGGCGGGCGGCAGCGACGACGTCGTCCACCTCATCACGCGGAGCGACACCGGAACCTGGCAGGAGCGGTCCGACACGCCGGCGCTCGTGCTGGGCCACGCGACGGGCCTCGGGCTCGCCGTCCCGCCGCAAACGGGGACCGTCCCCATCAACGATCGGGTGGCCGTGAAGCCCTGCGCCGCCGGCGTCGCGATTTCGAAGGACGGCCTGACGCTGGTCGTGGCGAACTACTACAACGACTCGATCACGATCTTCAACAAGAAAGTGGGCTTCGGCTACTGGTGGAAGGTGACTGAGCTCGACCTGCGCCCCGGCAAGAGCAACCCGCTCGCGGCAGGTGTGCCCGGCGGCGAATACCCGTTCTGGGTGGCGATCACGGGGACCGGATCGAACGCTCACGCGTACGTCTCGAGCATCCGGGACCGCGAAGTTGTCGTCGTGGATCTCGGCGGGGCCCCGGCCGTCACGGCCCGAATCCGCGTCAAGGGTCAGCCGATCAAGATGACGTTGAATGCCGCCCAGTCGCTGCTCTACGTGGTCGAAGACCAGTCGGACACGGTGGACGTCATCGACACCGCGACGAACACGATCCTCGAGTCCATCCCGGTCATCGCCCCCGTGTCGCTTCTGCCCGCGTGGCTGGCGCCGTATACCGGCGCAAACCCGAACAGCGTCACGCTGTCTCCGGACGAGACGCAGTTGTACGTCACGAACGGCAACCTGAACTGCGTGGCGGTGGTGGCCCTCGGCGGAACCAATCGAGGCGACCACGTGATTGGCTTGATCCCAACCGGCTGGTACCCGAACTCGGTGAGCTTCAGCAGGGACGGCAATACGGTGTATGTCGTCAATGGCAAGTCGCCGACGGGACCGAATCCCGGCTTCTGCTACGGCGGTTACGGGCCGCCGGGATCGCCCAACTGCATGGGCACGAATCAGTACAATCCCCAACTGATCAAGGCCGGCTTCCAGCGCTTCCCGCGTCCGACCACGGCACAGCTTGCGACACTGACGGCGCAGGTCGCGGCCAACAACCGTTTCACCAGCTCGGTGAGCGCTCACGACGCGGCGGTCATGGCTGCCGTTCGACGAGGCGTCCAACACGTGATCTTCATCATCAAGGAGAACCGGACGTACGACCAGGTGCTGGGCGACCTGAAGATCGGCAATGGCGATCCGGCTCTCGCGGAGTTTGGCGAGGCGGTCACGCCGAACCTGCACAACCTGGCACGGACGTTCGTCACGCTCGACAACTTCTACGACACGTCCGAGGTCAGCTACGACGGCTGGCCGTGGACCACATCGGCTCGCGCACCGGACGTGATTCAGCGTCAGGTGCTCGAGGCTTACGCGGGACGCGGGTTCAGCCTGGATTCCGAAGGCCTGAATCGTTCGGTGAATGTCGCGTATCCGACCCTCGGTGAACGCCAGGCGGCGAACCCCTTCACGCCCGCCGACCCCGACCTGCTGGCCGGCCAGACCGACGTGGCGGCGCCGGACGGGCCGAACAACCAGGTGAATACCGGCTACCTCTGGGACTCGGCCCTGCGAGCGAAGCTGTCGGTCCGCAACTACGGGTTCTTCCTGGATATCACCCGCTATTCGACGCAGTCGTTCAGCGTTCCGCTTGTGCACGACCCGGCGTCGACGGGCACGGTCGTGGCCTTTCCTGCGAGCGTCTCGCTGGCTCCGTTCACCGACCTCTTCTTCCGCGGCTTCGACAACGCGTTTCCCGACTTCTACCGTTACATGGAATGGGCGCGGGAATTCGATGGCGACTATCGTTTGCCGCTGTCGTCCGGTGAGAGCACGGCGGCCGCGTTCGGGCCGAGGTCAGGCGGGCTGCCCGCGCTGAGCCTCGTCCGGCTGATGCACGATCACACCGGGGACTACCTGAAGGCCATCGACGGCGTGAACACCCCGGAGTTGCAGCAGGCGGACAACGACTATGCCGTCGGCCTGCTCATTCAGAAGATCGCCATCAGCAAGTACGCGAACAACACGCTGATCTTCGTCATCGAAGACGACGCGCAGGATGGCGGCGACCACGTGGACTCGCATCGCAGCGTCGCCTTCGTGGCTGGGGCCTACGTGAAGCAGGGCGCGCTGGTCTCCACGCGCTACAACACCATCGATTTCGTACGCACGATTGAGGAGGTCCTGGGCCTTCCGCCGATGAACCTGAACGACGCGCTCGCCAAGCCGATGGCCGACATCTTCACCACGACACCGCACCGGTGGTACTTCGCCGCCACGCCGGCCGCGATGCTCTACAGGACGTCGCTGCCCTTGCCCCCCAAGCCTGCGGGTCTGGTCGTACCTGCGCCGACGCACGACGCAGCCTACTGGGCGGAGGCCACCAAGGGCATGGACTTCACGTCTGAAGATCGATTCGATTTCGCGGCCTACAACCGCATTCTCTGGACCGGGCTGATGGGCGCCGCCCCGTACCCCGCGGCGCCGACCGGACTCGACCTGCGGAAGAACCGCAAGGAGTTCCTCGCGAAGTTCCGGCAAGCGGCAACGGCGAAAGGCCCACAGCAGCCGCCACGGTGA
- a CDS encoding molybdopterin-dependent oxidoreductase: protein MAHLVRSACPYDCPDTCGLIVEVEDGRAVRVRGDREHPYSRGSLCPKMDRYDLTVHSPRRLEHPLVRIGAKGEGRFRTASWEEAVDLIATRFRTIVGAHGAEAILPYSYAGTMGLLQRNAGHAFFHRLGASRLDRTICSPAKEAGWKAVMGDTPAPDPDEAVESDLIVLWGIDALATNIHFVSRAREAKRHGASIWLVDTHRTATARVADRVVLLRPGSDGALALGLMHVLHRDGLVDAEFLASDVQGWGELARDILPGWTPARTAESTGISPGDVEDLARAFGAARAPFIRLGSGLSRYGNGAMTIRTIVCLPAVVGAWCKRGGGCLTGTSSAAAFDLRPILREDLQPQPTRLVNMNRLGHALTELDAPRVMSLYVYQSNPAAVAPDQNQVLAGLSRGDLFTVVHERFMTDTARWADVVLPATSSLEHPDVYRAYGHYCVQRVAAAIPPVGESRSNWDVFSALAHAMGFDDEVFRQSAEQMLDVLLAAPSPWRAGIDGAAMAEGRAQRLQVPPRAWRTPSGRIEILNPRLRHPLPQVLPTNSEDDPFPLVLQTGVSMYALNSSFRERDDLVERDGAMRLKLGPADAAARGLVHGERVLAWNDHGEVEFELEVSDDVPAGVAVAEGVHWQERAPGSRTVNALTSQRLTDDGAGSTFYDNRIDVRACRSAASSQLGRRPFNGRVPD from the coding sequence GTGGCGCACCTGGTCCGTTCCGCGTGTCCCTATGATTGTCCCGACACCTGCGGCCTGATCGTCGAGGTCGAGGACGGCCGCGCCGTGCGCGTGCGCGGCGACCGCGAGCATCCCTACTCGCGAGGGTCGCTGTGCCCGAAGATGGACCGCTACGATCTGACGGTTCACTCGCCCCGCCGCCTCGAGCACCCGCTCGTCCGAATCGGCGCGAAAGGCGAGGGGCGCTTCCGCACTGCCAGCTGGGAGGAAGCAGTTGACCTGATCGCCACGCGGTTCCGGACCATCGTGGGTGCGCACGGCGCCGAAGCGATCCTCCCGTACAGCTATGCCGGGACGATGGGGTTGCTGCAGCGGAACGCGGGTCACGCGTTCTTCCACCGACTGGGAGCGTCGCGGCTCGACCGCACCATCTGCTCGCCGGCAAAGGAAGCCGGGTGGAAGGCCGTGATGGGCGACACGCCGGCGCCAGACCCCGACGAGGCGGTCGAGAGCGACCTGATCGTCCTCTGGGGGATCGATGCGCTCGCCACCAACATCCACTTCGTCTCGCGTGCCCGCGAGGCGAAGCGCCACGGCGCCTCCATCTGGCTAGTCGACACGCACCGCACCGCCACGGCGCGCGTCGCCGATCGCGTGGTGCTGCTGCGACCCGGGTCCGACGGCGCGCTCGCGCTGGGACTGATGCACGTGCTGCACCGCGACGGGCTGGTCGATGCCGAGTTCCTGGCGAGCGATGTCCAGGGTTGGGGGGAACTGGCACGCGACATCCTGCCGGGATGGACGCCGGCCCGCACCGCGGAGTCGACCGGTATCTCGCCCGGAGACGTCGAGGACCTCGCGCGCGCGTTCGGCGCGGCACGCGCACCGTTCATCCGACTGGGCAGCGGGCTGTCGCGGTACGGCAACGGCGCCATGACCATCCGCACCATCGTCTGCCTGCCGGCGGTGGTCGGTGCCTGGTGCAAGAGAGGCGGCGGATGCCTCACCGGCACGTCGTCAGCGGCCGCATTCGACCTTCGGCCGATTCTCCGTGAAGACCTCCAGCCGCAGCCGACGCGCCTGGTCAACATGAACCGCCTCGGGCATGCGCTGACGGAGCTCGACGCGCCGCGCGTGATGTCGCTCTACGTCTATCAATCGAATCCCGCGGCCGTTGCCCCCGATCAGAACCAGGTGCTGGCGGGGCTGTCCCGTGGCGACCTGTTCACCGTCGTACACGAGCGGTTCATGACCGACACCGCGCGTTGGGCCGACGTCGTGCTGCCGGCAACGAGTTCGCTGGAGCATCCGGACGTATATCGGGCCTACGGCCACTACTGCGTGCAGCGTGTCGCGGCAGCGATTCCGCCGGTCGGGGAGTCGCGCTCGAACTGGGACGTCTTCTCCGCGCTGGCGCACGCGATGGGATTCGATGACGAGGTGTTCCGGCAGAGCGCCGAACAGATGCTCGATGTCCTGCTTGCCGCGCCTTCGCCGTGGCGCGCGGGAATCGACGGCGCGGCCATGGCGGAAGGACGGGCGCAGCGACTGCAGGTGCCGCCTCGCGCCTGGAGGACGCCGTCCGGCAGGATCGAGATACTGAACCCGCGACTTCGCCACCCGCTGCCGCAGGTGCTCCCGACGAACTCGGAGGACGACCCGTTCCCGCTGGTGCTGCAGACGGGTGTTTCGATGTACGCGCTCAACTCGAGCTTCAGGGAGCGCGACGACCTCGTCGAGCGCGACGGCGCGATGCGCCTCAAACTGGGGCCAGCCGACGCGGCGGCGCGTGGCCTGGTCCACGGCGAACGAGTGCTCGCCTGGAACGATCACGGGGAAGTGGAGTTCGAGCTCGAGGTGTCGGACGACGTGCCGGCGGGTGTTGCCGTGGCCGAGGGCGTGCACTGGCAGGAGCGCGCGCCGGGCTCGCGGACCGTCAACGCACTGACGTCGCAGCGTCTCACCGATGACGGGGCCGGCAGCACGTTCTACGACAACCGGATCGACGTTCGCGCGTGCAGGTCGGCGGCCTCCAGCCAGCTCGGCCGGCGTCCATTCAACGGCCGCGTGCCGGATTGA